The genomic segment GCCCGGTGTACACGTGGGCGCGGACGATGTAGACCATCGTGAATTCCATGGTCACCAGGTGGATCAGGAAGATCTCGTAGGAGATCTCGCCGAGCCACACCATCGGCCGGCTGGCCAGCAGCTGCGAGTACAGTCCCTCGTCGCCCAGGGCGAGCGGCGCCACCGCGAGCGTGGCGATCACCGCGTAGAAGACGGTCTTGACCACCGCCTCCCATGCCGATGCCGGGGACGTGGTGGGCGCGCCCCCGATCGGCGTGGACACGATGAAGTAGCAGACAACGGCCAGCGGGATGGCGGCGAACGCAAAGCACCGCACCCCCATCGCCTGTAACACCGTCAGCAACATGCCGCCCAGAAACCAGGCCAGGTAGGTCGGCAGCCAGAGCCTCGCGCCGTCGGGAAACCAGTGATCGACATGTACCAGGGCCACCCAGGCCGGGCTGATCAACGCCATGGCCAGCAAGGTGCCCACCAGCAGCCGCGGGCGCCAGGTGCGCCGACAGATGACCACCAGCAGCAGGTAGGCCAGAAACGGCAGCAGCGCATAGAAGGACGCCTCGACCGCAAGGCTCCACATCTGGGTGAGGCCCTGATGCAGGTACTTGCCCAGGTAGCCGTCGGTGTAGATCTGCGTCAACGTCAGGTTGCGGACCAGTCCCAGCCAGGAATGCCCTGGGTTCGGTCCGGCCTCGCGAAAGTGATACAGCACATAGGCGATCAGCACGGTGACGACGTAGGCCGGCATGATGCGCCGCACCCGGTGCCGCGCATAGCGACTCACCGACGGCGGTGCCCCGCCGTCGACGGCCGACTTCACCCAGGGACGGAACAGCAGGAAGCCGGACAGCACGAAGAAGATCGGCACGCCGATCTCCATCCGGGCGCCGACCAGGCCCCAATAGCCGTGCGTGTACTTGCCGGTGGTGTAGGCGGCGTGGGTGCCGACGACCAGGATCGCGGCGACCGCGCGGATACCGGTCAGGGAGGCGACCCGGTCGACGTGCGCGACCTGCTCGAGTCCGCCTTGGGCGTCCCGTTCGTCGGACAGGGTCATCCAGCGTCTTTTCTGCGCGGCTTGGGCCCACCGCGCCGGGGCTTATCCGAGGATATGCCGGACGAGCGGTCCGGCTTGAGATCGATCAACACACCCGAGATACGAGTTTTCTCAAGCTTTTTCAGCGTTGCCGCCGACAGCTTGACGGGCAACTCCACCAACGAGAAGTCGGGCCCGATGGCGATGTGGCCGAAATCGCTGCGGTGCAGCCCACCTTCGTTGGCGATGGCGCCGACGATCGCCCCCGGCCCGACCTTGTGCCGCTTGCCGACGGCGATCCGGTAGGTCTGGAACGAACGCATGCCCCTTGACTTTTCGGGACGTTCGCGACGCTCACCGTCACGCTCGGGCCGCTCGCGCCGCTGCCGCGGCGGTTCGGGCGACATCAAGAACTCTTCGCCGTCGCGGGACTGCACTGCCAACGCCGCGGCGATGTCGGCCATCGGGACATCGTGCTCGCGTTCGTAGTCCTGCACCAGCTTGCGGAACAGCTCGAGCCCCGGATTGCCCAGCGCGCCGGTGATCGAGTCGGCGAATTTCGCCACCCGTTGCGCGTTGACGTCCTCGACGGTGGGCAGTTCGGACTCGGTGAGGGTTTGGCGCGTTGCCTTCTCAATTGACTTGAGCAAATGGCGTTCTCGCGGCGAAACAAACAGCAACGCGGAGCCCGACCGCCCGGCCCGGCCGGTGCGTCCGATCCGGTGGACGTAGGACTCGGTGTCGTGCGGAATGTCGTAGTTCAGCACGTGCGAGATGCGCTCCACGTCCAAGCCTCTGGCCGCCACATCGGTGGCGACCAGGATGTCGATGGTGCCGTCCTTCAGTGCGGCGACGGTCCGTTCGCGCTGGGCCTGGGCGATATCGCCGTTGATTGCGGCCGCGGAAAACCCTCGGGCCCGCAGCTTTTCGGCCACCTCTTCGGTCGCCTGCTTGGTGCGCACGAAGATGATCATCGCCTCGAACGGCTCGACTTCCAGAATGCGGGTCAGCGCGTCCATCTTGCGTGGCCCGGCGACCTGAATGTAGCGCTGCGAAATATTCTCGGCGGTAGCGGTTTTCGCCTTCGAGGTGACTTCGAACGGGTCGTGCAGGTACTTGGTGGTGATCTTACGGATCGCCGGTGGCATGGTCGCCGAGAACAGGGCAACCTGCTTGTATTCCGGAGTTTCGCTCAGGATGCGGTCGACTTCCTCAGCGAAACCCATCGTCAGCATCTCGTCGGCCTCGTCGAGCACCAGGTAGTCCACCCGGGACAGGTCCAGCGTCGCGCGTTCGAGGTGGTCGATGACGCGGCCGGGGGTGCCGACCACTACCTGCGCACCCCGTCGCAGCCCGGCCAGCTGCACGCCGTAGGACGCCCCGCCATAGATCGGGAGCACGTTGAGCTGCGGCAGATGGGCACCGTATCGGCTGAACGCCTCGGCCACCTGCAGCGCCAGTTCGCGGGTGGGCGCCAGGACAAGGGCCTGGGTTGCTTTGTTGGTGACGTCGATTTTGGAAAGGATCGGCGTCGCAAAGGCCGCCGTTTTGCCGGTGCCGGTCTGCGCCAGGCCGACCACGTCCGAACCCGCCATCAGTGCCGGGATCGTCGCGGCCTGGATTCCGGTCGGCGACTCGTAGCCGACATCGGCGAGCGCCCGCACGACGTCGGGATGAATCTGCAGGTCGGCGAACGAAGTAGGGGCCGCTTCAGGCGTGCCGTCGGGGACTGTCATCGTGCAAGAAGTTTAGTGGTGACGGCGAGCACAGCGCAGCTGGGCGTGCGGGGCCCGTTGATTCGCGCGGCCGACACGGCCCGCGGCATGCCTGCCACACCGGCGCACGCGATGCCGGTACGGTTGCGCGATGTGTGGTGCCTACCGTGCCGTGTCGAGCCACTGACCGTCGGCGTCCTGCTCGCCGTGACGTTGTCCGGCTGCGGTTCGGGAGATTCGACGGTCGCCAAGACGCCGCAGGCCACCACGTCGACCGCGTCGATCACCGCACCCGCCACACCCAAGCCGACCGAAATCGCGTCACCGGGTTCGAGCGCGCCGGCCGACCCTTGCGCGGTCAATCTGGCGTCGCCCACGATCGCGAAGGTGGTCTCCGACTTACCCCGCGATCCGCGCAGTCAGCAGGCCTGGAACCCGGAGCCGATAGCCGGTAACTACAACCAGTGCGCACAGCTTTCCGCGGTGATCATCAAGGCCAACACGAACGCGGTCAACGCGACGACCCGGGCGGTCCTGTTTCATCTCGGACAGTTCATCCCGCAAGGAGTGCCGGACACCTACGGGTTCAACGGCATCGACGCGGCGCAGACCACCGGCGACACCGTCGCGTTGACCTATCCCAGCGGTATCAACGGCCTGAACACCGACGTCCGATTCCGTTGGAACGGCAACACCGTCGAGCTGATCGGCAACGGCCCCGGGCACTGACCCGGCATACCTTCGCAGAACCGCATCGCTGTCGGCCGCCTCACCTACAGTGGCTGCTGTGTTCGTCACCGACGGCAACATCGTGTACAGCGCGTCGGACCTGGCCGCGGCCGCCCGATGCGAGTATGCGCTGCTCCGGAATTTCGACGCGAAGCTGGGCTGGGGTCCCGTCGTCGACGTCGAGGACGAGCTGCTGGCGCGCACCGCCGCCCTCGGTGACGACCACGAGCGACGCGAACTCGACCGGCTGCGCGCCGAGTTCGCCGACGGCGTCGCTGTCATCGGACGTCCGGCCTACACGCTGGCCGGTCTGACCGCTGCCGCCGAGGCGACCCGGCGCGCGATCGCCAACCACGCCCCGGTGGTGTACCAGGCGGCGATGTTCGACGGCCGCTTCGTCGGGTTCGCCGACTTCCTGGTTGCCGAGGGCGAGCAGTATCGCCTCGTCGATACCAAGCTGGCCCGCTCCCCCAAGGTCACCGCGTTACTGCAGCTGGCGGCCTACGCCGACGCGCTGACCGGGATGGGCGTCGCGGTCGCGGACGAGGCAGAACTGCGGCTGGGCGACGGCTCGGTCGTGCGGTATCGCGTATGCGATCTGATCCCGGTCTTTCGGTCCCAGCGCGCGCAGTTGCAGCGCCTGCTCGACGAGCATCACGCCGGTGGCACCGCGGTGCGCTGGGAGGACGAGGGCGTGCGGGCATGTTTTCGCTGTGCGCTGTGTGTCGAGCAGGTGCGGGCGACCGACGATCTGCTGTTGGTTGCCGGCATGCGAATCAGCCAGCGGGACAGGCTGATTGATGCCGGGATCACCACGGTCGCCGAACTGGCCCGGCACTGTGGGCCGGTGCCCGACCTGGCGCCCGGCGCGGTGGCCAAGTTGACTGCCCAAGCGACAATACAAGTGCGCCAACGTGATACCGGTATTGCGCAGTTCGAGGTCGTCGATCCGCAGCCGCTGACGCTGTTGCCGGAGCCCGACCCCGGCGATCTGTTCTTCGACTTCGAGGGCGATCCGCTGTGGACCGCCGACGGGCACGACTGGGGCCTGGAGTACCTGTTCGGCGTGCTGGACGCCGCGGGGAAATTCAGCCCGCTGTGGGCGCACGATCGGGTCGGCGAGCGCAGAGCCCTGATCGAATTCCTGGCGATGGTGAAAAAGCGCCGCAAACGCCGGCCCAACATGCACATCTACCACTACGCGCCGTACGAGAAGACCGCGCTGTTGCGGCTTGCCGGACGCTACGGCGTCGGCGAGGACGAGGTCGACGACCTGTTGCGCAGCGGGACATTGGTTGACCTGTATCCGTTGGTGCGCAAGAGCATTCGATCTGGCGCCGAGTCGTTCAGCCTGAAGGCCCTCGAGCCGCTGTACATGGGGACACTGCTGCGTTCGGGCGACGTGACCACGGCCGCCGACTCGATCACCTCCTACGCCAAGTCCTGCGAACTGCGCGACAATGGTCGCGCTGACGAGGCCGAGACCGTGCTCAAGGAGATCGAGGACTACAACCTCTACGACTGCCGCTCGACGCAGCAGCTGCGCAACTGGCTGCTGGTGCGTGCCTGGGAATCGGGCGTCACACCGG from the Mycobacterium lentiflavum genome contains:
- a CDS encoding acyltransferase family protein, with amino-acid sequence MTLSDERDAQGGLEQVAHVDRVASLTGIRAVAAILVVGTHAAYTTGKYTHGYWGLVGARMEIGVPIFFVLSGFLLFRPWVKSAVDGGAPPSVSRYARHRVRRIMPAYVVTVLIAYVLYHFREAGPNPGHSWLGLVRNLTLTQIYTDGYLGKYLHQGLTQMWSLAVEASFYALLPFLAYLLLVVICRRTWRPRLLVGTLLAMALISPAWVALVHVDHWFPDGARLWLPTYLAWFLGGMLLTVLQAMGVRCFAFAAIPLAVVCYFIVSTPIGGAPTTSPASAWEAVVKTVFYAVIATLAVAPLALGDEGLYSQLLASRPMVWLGEISYEIFLIHLVTMEFTMVYIVRAHVYTGPMLYLFVATLVVTIPLAWLLHRFTRVPA
- a CDS encoding LppP/LprE family lipoprotein, with the translated sequence MRDVWCLPCRVEPLTVGVLLAVTLSGCGSGDSTVAKTPQATTSTASITAPATPKPTEIASPGSSAPADPCAVNLASPTIAKVVSDLPRDPRSQQAWNPEPIAGNYNQCAQLSAVIIKANTNAVNATTRAVLFHLGQFIPQGVPDTYGFNGIDAAQTTGDTVALTYPSGINGLNTDVRFRWNGNTVELIGNGPGH
- a CDS encoding DEAD/DEAH box helicase → MTVPDGTPEAAPTSFADLQIHPDVVRALADVGYESPTGIQAATIPALMAGSDVVGLAQTGTGKTAAFATPILSKIDVTNKATQALVLAPTRELALQVAEAFSRYGAHLPQLNVLPIYGGASYGVQLAGLRRGAQVVVGTPGRVIDHLERATLDLSRVDYLVLDEADEMLTMGFAEEVDRILSETPEYKQVALFSATMPPAIRKITTKYLHDPFEVTSKAKTATAENISQRYIQVAGPRKMDALTRILEVEPFEAMIIFVRTKQATEEVAEKLRARGFSAAAINGDIAQAQRERTVAALKDGTIDILVATDVAARGLDVERISHVLNYDIPHDTESYVHRIGRTGRAGRSGSALLFVSPRERHLLKSIEKATRQTLTESELPTVEDVNAQRVAKFADSITGALGNPGLELFRKLVQDYEREHDVPMADIAAALAVQSRDGEEFLMSPEPPRQRRERPERDGERRERPEKSRGMRSFQTYRIAVGKRHKVGPGAIVGAIANEGGLHRSDFGHIAIGPDFSLVELPVKLSAATLKKLEKTRISGVLIDLKPDRSSGISSDKPRRGGPKPRRKDAG